The following proteins are co-located in the Alkalihalobacillus sp. TS-13 genome:
- a CDS encoding DUF6884 domain-containing protein — protein MKIALVSCTKLKASHSCNARMMYQPSTLFKKAVHFIEQNNYKEWFILSGKHGLLKQHDVIEPYDVTLNHMKASERKTWAQSVLKQLASLDLNITQIDFYAGVTYREYLTRDLEQKGIKCNIPLKGKGIGEQLQYFSYHTK, from the coding sequence ATGAAGATAGCACTCGTAAGCTGCACCAAATTAAAGGCAAGCCATTCTTGTAATGCCAGAATGATGTATCAACCGTCAACTTTATTTAAAAAAGCGGTTCATTTCATCGAACAGAATAATTATAAAGAATGGTTTATTCTATCTGGAAAACACGGGCTCTTAAAACAACATGATGTAATCGAACCATATGATGTAACCTTAAACCATATGAAAGCATCAGAAAGAAAGACATGGGCACAATCAGTCCTTAAGCAACTGGCATCCTTGGATCTAAACATAACACAGATAGATTTTTATGCCGGGGTTACTTACAGGGAGTACCTGACCCGTGATCTTGAGCAAAAAGGTATCAAATGTAATATCCCCCTTAAGGGAAAAGGTATAGGGGAGCAATTACAATATTTCTCTTACCATACAAAGTAA
- a CDS encoding MerR family transcriptional regulator, whose protein sequence is MEYGEQNFYKINEFAKIIGKHYNTVDLWFKRLEEKGLHYIQRVANEKVYDDLDVMIGKFILQKREEKWSHDAIHDELAYNHELRPFPDGEEPINEVLDVEKIKRQILEEVQAVTKEAAATELKEIKMEYKKRLEEVQTKYEEVMKRLPDPNESKDREVTNIITKRRIEAQLRQEALNKWEQRPLNDRFIKVGLFSKAEDVNKRDRFIEEYISNHFEERLKQEYSN, encoded by the coding sequence ATGGAGTACGGAGAACAGAATTTTTATAAAATAAACGAATTTGCCAAGATCATTGGGAAACACTACAATACGGTTGATTTATGGTTTAAACGTTTGGAAGAAAAAGGTCTGCATTACATACAACGAGTTGCAAACGAAAAAGTATATGATGATCTGGATGTAATGATTGGGAAATTTATACTTCAGAAACGTGAGGAAAAGTGGTCCCACGATGCAATCCATGATGAATTAGCATATAATCATGAATTACGACCTTTTCCAGATGGGGAAGAGCCGATAAATGAAGTCTTGGATGTTGAAAAAATTAAACGGCAAATACTTGAAGAAGTACAAGCAGTCACAAAGGAAGCAGCAGCAACTGAATTAAAAGAAATAAAAATGGAGTACAAAAAAAGATTAGAAGAGGTTCAAACAAAATATGAGGAAGTCATGAAGAGACTCCCTGATCCTAATGAATCAAAAGATAGGGAAGTTACAAATATCATTACAAAAAGAAGAATAGAGGCACAGTTGAGACAAGAAGCGTTAAATAAGTGGGAACAACGTCCATTAAATGATCGCTTTATAAAGGTCGGTCTCTTTAGCAAGGCTGAAGATGTAAACAAGAGAGACCGGTTCATTGAAGAGTATATTTCAAATCATTTTGAGGAAAGATTGAAACAGGAATATAGTAATTAA
- a CDS encoding replication initiation protein encodes MAQDQYNLIPKTNALVTKANALVESNYKLGLIEQKIILMLASKIQPSDTEFKTYTLSIKEFVKLLGISSKSKYEEVRQITMKLMKKAFEMRLENKVIQVSWLSYVAYNENEGTVDLRFDPFLKPYLLELKSHFTSYRLENVVKLKSSYSIRIYELLKQYEKLKERTFDLDHLRDILGVQDTYPVYGNFKQRVLKPAQKEMKKKTDLSFDIDEIKQGRKVVKVRFLIQRNKEKETDRGQQLSLFSNDQDQESIVEPLLNKHSLDVPPSLLERWMSFGEDRVFKALQVAIHKGNVKNKIGYVTTMLEKGYDQVENTSEPQQASDHQTLVHHIYNAEIRGRGLIPKWMIKNTVIDYLMKNEDYTSEEAHAFWEENDSAFIHSFERTL; translated from the coding sequence TTGGCACAAGACCAATACAATCTCATACCGAAGACGAATGCCCTTGTCACCAAAGCGAATGCGCTCGTAGAATCTAATTACAAATTGGGCTTGATTGAACAGAAAATTATCTTGATGTTAGCAAGTAAGATTCAGCCGAGTGATACGGAATTCAAAACATATACCTTAAGTATCAAGGAATTTGTGAAATTATTGGGGATTTCCAGTAAGTCCAAATACGAAGAAGTCCGACAGATTACAATGAAGTTGATGAAAAAAGCGTTTGAAATGCGACTCGAGAATAAGGTCATTCAGGTCAGTTGGTTATCATATGTCGCTTATAATGAGAATGAAGGCACGGTGGATCTTCGTTTTGATCCATTCCTTAAACCATACTTATTGGAATTAAAAAGTCATTTTACAAGCTATCGTCTGGAAAACGTCGTCAAATTGAAAAGTTCCTATTCGATACGAATTTATGAATTATTAAAGCAGTATGAGAAACTAAAAGAACGCACGTTTGATCTTGATCATCTCAGGGATATACTAGGCGTTCAGGATACCTATCCGGTTTATGGTAATTTTAAACAGCGTGTATTGAAACCAGCTCAAAAAGAGATGAAAAAAAAGACGGATCTTTCATTTGATATTGATGAGATTAAGCAAGGCCGAAAAGTGGTTAAGGTTCGTTTCTTGATACAGAGAAATAAGGAGAAAGAAACTGATCGAGGACAACAACTTTCCTTGTTTTCGAATGATCAGGATCAGGAATCCATCGTAGAACCGTTATTGAATAAGCATAGTTTAGATGTACCTCCTTCCCTTCTCGAGCGATGGATGAGTTTCGGCGAAGATCGGGTTTTCAAGGCTCTACAAGTTGCTATCCATAAAGGCAATGTTAAAAATAAAATTGGCTATGTCACCACAATGCTGGAAAAGGGATATGATCAAGTCGAAAATACAAGTGAACCACAACAGGCTTCTGATCATCAAACCTTAGTGCACCACATCTATAATGCAGAGATTAGAGGACGCGGCCTTATTCCAAAATGGATGATCAAAAATACCGTCATTGACTATCTAATGAAGAATGAGGATTACACAAGTGAAGAGGCCCATGCATTTTGGGAAGAAAACGACAGTGCATTTATACATAGTTTTGAGAGAACACTCTAA
- a CDS encoding ParM/StbA family protein: MLEALYKENVLVTGTDSGNTSNKVSFLNNKGDIESFTIPTIIAPAPSSKVTDMSKMKQIAGEHLLHVRIASKALPANETTAYFYVGEYAKDKDGKVEPNAEAESKFNNKLHIVTTLTGLAIAAWRSEKSDVDVPYSGGLPVEEYKNIGSEKVISQLKGVHVVEALDGAYEGKKVTISIHEGTVHVEGVTSSLALGFDIKNGQLEELPLGDEIGDDFALGDLGAGTLDLALHTELGFDKNKSTNKPIGTNKFIDGILDEIVQIEAFQEVHQMLEETGESSQPYRTREEFMRKVIIPGVMEMIDGKSPSKVKFTASWLFVKNIDITNVVTKWMKLYAADIKTELNKFWLSSNAEKFVLVGGGLLFGYVEFANLANRFIFPEKIGDAAFFTSKAYLIANVLDQLEKQPV, from the coding sequence ATGTTAGAAGCATTGTATAAGGAAAACGTACTTGTGACAGGTACCGATAGTGGTAATACCTCCAATAAAGTAAGCTTCCTGAACAACAAGGGCGATATTGAATCGTTCACCATTCCGACGATCATTGCACCCGCACCTTCCAGTAAGGTGACCGACATGTCAAAAATGAAACAGATTGCTGGAGAACATCTCTTACATGTCCGAATTGCAAGTAAGGCATTGCCGGCTAATGAAACCACTGCTTACTTCTATGTAGGGGAGTATGCAAAAGATAAAGATGGTAAAGTAGAGCCGAACGCTGAGGCCGAAAGTAAATTCAACAACAAATTACATATCGTAACCACTTTAACTGGTCTTGCCATTGCTGCTTGGCGTTCAGAAAAGAGTGATGTAGACGTTCCATACTCTGGAGGACTTCCAGTAGAAGAGTATAAAAACATCGGTTCAGAAAAAGTGATCTCGCAGCTTAAGGGAGTTCATGTCGTTGAAGCGTTAGATGGAGCTTATGAAGGGAAAAAGGTTACGATCAGTATCCATGAAGGAACCGTTCATGTCGAAGGTGTTACCAGTTCACTTGCTTTAGGTTTTGACATTAAGAATGGACAACTTGAAGAACTGCCATTAGGAGATGAAATCGGGGACGATTTTGCACTTGGCGATCTAGGGGCAGGGACACTTGATTTGGCCCTTCATACTGAACTTGGCTTCGATAAGAATAAGAGTACGAACAAGCCAATCGGTACCAATAAATTCATCGATGGAATCCTTGACGAAATCGTTCAGATCGAAGCCTTTCAAGAAGTGCATCAAATGTTGGAAGAGACAGGGGAGAGCAGTCAACCATATAGAACCAGAGAAGAATTCATGAGGAAAGTGATTATTCCTGGAGTAATGGAAATGATTGATGGCAAGAGCCCCTCAAAAGTGAAGTTTACAGCGAGCTGGTTATTTGTAAAGAACATCGATATAACGAACGTCGTCACCAAATGGATGAAGTTGTATGCGGCTGATATAAAGACCGAATTAAATAAATTCTGGTTATCTTCCAATGCAGAGAAGTTTGTGTTAGTAGGTGGAGGATTGTTATTCGGTTATGTGGAATTTGCCAACCTGGCCAACCGATTCATCTTCCCGGAAAAAATAGGGGATGCAGCCTTTTTCACTAGTAAAGCATATTTAATCGCGAACGTTTTGGATCAGTTAGAGAAACAGCCAGTTTAA
- a CDS encoding relaxase/mobilization nuclease domain-containing protein — protein sequence MLEVDFHKLVAKHVKNALEYVESFPELHRHLTRFGIEVREERANVCFDNANTERTKRGRIQTVRGKTLDPDHFSKGAIEVKFAENRRKRNSVRSLYRITWNAETEMYQLTDREIENHICDLLPVEYKNLCQVAETLKTSNRDIPSVFRVIKSKAEDGYPRISWAWDSKHLRDKLRQRAEILKQISNRPAVRRGLKNLT from the coding sequence ATGCTTGAAGTAGACTTCCACAAGTTGGTGGCAAAGCACGTTAAGAATGCGCTTGAATACGTGGAAAGTTTCCCAGAACTTCACCGGCATTTAACACGTTTTGGAATTGAAGTGCGGGAAGAACGTGCAAATGTATGTTTTGATAATGCCAATACAGAGAGGACAAAACGCGGAAGGATTCAGACAGTTCGAGGAAAGACACTCGACCCGGATCATTTTAGTAAAGGTGCAATCGAAGTAAAGTTTGCCGAAAATAGGCGTAAGCGTAATTCAGTTCGATCTTTGTATCGGATTACTTGGAATGCCGAAACCGAAATGTATCAGCTCACTGATCGTGAGATAGAGAATCACATTTGTGACCTCTTGCCTGTAGAATATAAGAATCTTTGTCAGGTTGCGGAGACGTTGAAGACTTCAAATCGAGACATACCTAGTGTGTTTCGAGTGATTAAGTCCAAGGCGGAAGACGGGTACCCACGTATTAGCTGGGCATGGGATAGTAAGCATTTGCGCGACAAGCTACGGCAACGCGCAGAGATTTTGAAACAAATTTCAAACCGTCCCGCAGTTCGCCGAGGACTAAAAAACCTTACATGA